The Gloeocapsa sp. DLM2.Bin57 genome has a window encoding:
- a CDS encoding BrnT family toxin gives MIKRLFSLPTPYQGRFLSADSQNVKEIIFQWGENKNKTNLVVVYTERNGEIRLISARKA, from the coding sequence ATAATTAAGAGATTATTCTCCCTACCTACCCCTTATCAGGGTAGGTTTTTGTCAGCAGATTCTCAAAACGTGAAAGAAATAATATTCCAGTGGGGCGAAAATAAAAACAAAACTAATTTAGTTGTTGTATATACTGAAAGAAACGGGGAGATCCGTCTGATTTCAGCAAGAAAAGC